A window of the Phaseolus vulgaris cultivar G19833 chromosome 5, P. vulgaris v2.0, whole genome shotgun sequence genome harbors these coding sequences:
- the LOC137835758 gene encoding carbamoyl phosphate synthase arginine-specific large chain, chloroplastic: MPMAYCISHFPKLPLLPSLPNSPSRSSALLTSPKPLPQNHALPKTLRACPSSRVKPTLPVRCSTVAVAEPASIVGKRTDIKKILILGAGPIVIGQACEFDYSGTQACKALREEGYEVVLINSNPATIMTDPETADRTYITPMTPELVERVLESERPDALLPTMGGQTALNLAVALAESGALEKYGVELIGAKLEAIKKAEDRELFKQAMENIGIKTPPSGIGTTLDECLSIANDIGEYPLIVRPAFTLGGTGGGIAYNREDLLEICKAGLAASLTTQVLIEKSLLGWKEYELEVMRDLADNVVIICSIENIDPMGVHTGDSITVAPAQTLTDKEYQRLRDYSIAIIREIGVECGGSNVQFAVNPEDGEVMVIEMNPRVSRSSALASKATGFPIAKMAAKLSVGYSLDQIPNDITKKTPASFEPSIDYVVTKIPRFAFEKFPGSQPILTTQMKSVGEAMAVGRTFQESFQKAVRSLEHGYSGWGCAQVKELNYDLEQLKYNLRVPNPERIHAIYAAMKRGMQIDEIFELSFIDKWFLTQLKELVDVESFLLSHNLSDLTNVDFFEVKRRGFSDKQIAFATKSSEKEVRNRRLSLGVTPAYKRVDTCAAEFEANTPYMYSSYDFECESAPTTRKKVLILGGGPNRIGQGIEFDYCCCHASFALQDAGYETIMVNSNPETVSTDYDTSDRLYFEPLTVEDVLNIIDLERPDGIIVQFGGQTPLKLSLPLQQYLDELKPICASGVGHVRIWGTSPDSIDIAEDRERFNVMLHDLKIEHPKGGIARSETDALAIAADIGYPVVVRPSYVLGGRAMEIVYSDDKLVKYLENAVEVDPERPVLIDKYLSDACEIDVDALADSQGNVVIGGIMEHIEQAGIHSGDSACSIPTRTVPSTCLETIRSWTVNLAKRLNVCGLMNCQYAITPSGDVFLLEANPRASRTVPFVSKAIGHPLAKYASLVMSGKTLNDLQFTKEVIPKYVSVKEAVLPFSKFPGCDVFLSPEMRSTGEVMGIDPSYNIAFAKAQIAAGQKLPLSGTVFLSLNDLTKPHLQKIAKAFVENGFRIVATSGTAHVLNLANIPAEPVLKLHEGRPHAGDMIANGDIQLMVVTSSDDALDRIDGMALRRMALDYKVPIVTTVNGAIATAEAIKSLKANSIKMIALQDFMDGVFKE; this comes from the exons ATGCCAATGGCGTATTGCATATCTCACTTCCCCAAGCTCCCACTCCTCCCTTCCCTTCCAAACTCTCCTTCGCGTTCCTCCGCTCTCCTCACATCGCCTAAACCTCTACCCCAAAACCACGCGCTTCCCAAAACCCTCCGCGCATGCCCTTCCTCGCGCGTCAAACCAACGCTTCCGGTTCGATGCTCCACCGTCGCCGTTGCGGAACCCGCCTCCATAGTCGGGAAGCGAACAGACATCAAGAAGATCCTGATTCTCGGCGCGGGCCCCATAGTAATCGGCCAAGCGTGCGAGTTCGACTACTCCGGAACGCAAGCGTGTAAAGCCTTGCGCGAAGAAGGTTACGAAGTGGTTCTCATAAACTCGAACCCTGCCACAATCATGACCGATCCTGAAACCGCCGACCGCACCTACATCACTCCCATGACGCCGGAGCTCGTCGAGCGCGTCCTCGAGTCCGAGCGGCCCGACGCGCTCCTCCCCACCATGGGCGGCCAGACCGCACTCAACCTCGCCGTGGCCCTCGCTGAGAGCGGCGCGCTCGAGAAATACGGCGTTGAACTCATCGGCGCGAAGCTCGAGGCAATCAAGAAGGCTGAGGATAGAGAGCTCTTCAAACAGGCCATGGAGAACATTGGAATTAAGACCCCTCCCTCCGGCATTGGCACCACGCTGGATGAGTGCCTCAGCATCGCCAACGATATCGGCGAGTATCCGCTCATTGTGCGGCCGGCGTTCACCCTTGGCGGAACCGGCGGCGGAATTGCGTACAATCGTGAGGATTTGTTGGAGATTTGCAAGGCTGGGCTTGCTGCTAGCTTGACCACCCAGGTTTTGATTGAGAAGTCTCTGCTGGGGTGGAAGGAGTATGAGCTTGAGGTTATGAGGGATTTGGCTGACAACGTTGTTATCATTTGTTCTATTGAGAATATTGACCCCATGGGGGTTCACACCGGCGATTCGATTACGGTTGCTCCGGCGCAGACTCTGACGGATAAGGAGTACCAGCGGCTGAGGGATTATTCAATTGCTATAATTAGAGAAATCGGAGTGGAGTGTGGAGGGTCTAATGTGCAGTTTGCGGTTAATCCTGAGGATGGTGAGGTGATGGTCATTGAGATGAACCCCAGAGTTTCCAGGTCTTCAGCTTTGGCGTCTAAGGCTACTGGGTTTCCCATTGCAAAGATGGCGGCGAAGTTGTCTGTGGGGTATTCTTTGGATCAAATTCCAAATGATATTACAAAGAAGACACCTGCTAGCTTTGAGCCATCTATTGATTATGTGGTTACTAAG ATTCCTCGATTTGCTTTTGAGAAGTTTCCTGGTTCTCAGCCAATATTGACGACACAGATGAAATCAGTTGGAGAGGCAATGGCAGTAGGGAGAACTTTCCAAGAGTCATTTCAAAAAGCAGTACGTTCTCTAGAACATGGATACTCAGGATGGGGGTGTGCACAGGTTAAAGAGTTGAACTATGACTTGGAGCAATTGAAGTATAACCTCCGAGTTCCTAACCCAGAGCGCATCCATGCCATCTATGCTGCAATGAAACGAGGGATGCAGATTGATGAAATCTTTGAGCTGAGTTTCATTGACAAATGGTTTCTCACACAGCTCAAGGAGCTGGTTGACGTGGAAAGTTTCTTGCTGTCACACAATTTGTCTGATTTGACCAATGTtgatttctttgaggtgaagagaagAGGGTTTAGTGATAAGCAGATAGCATTTGCAACTAAATCTTCTGAGAAAGAAGTACGCAATAGGCGATTGTCTCTGGGTGTTACTCCAGCATATAAGCGAGTTGATACATGTGCAGCAGAATTTGAGGCTAATACTCCTTATATGTATTCTTCTTATGATTTTGAATGTGAATCGGCTCCCACTACAAGAAAGAAGGTCTTAATTTTGGGTGGAGGACCAAATAGAATTGGTCAAGGGATTGAGTTTGATTACTGTTGTTGTCATGCATCCTTTGCTCTGCAG GATGCAGGATATGAGACAATCATGGTGAACTCAAACCCAGAGACAGTCTCCACAGACTATGACACTAGTGATCGACTATACTTTGAACCCTTGACTGTTGAAGATGTTTTGAACATTATTGATTTGGAAAGGCCTGATGGTATCATTGTACAATTTGGAGGTCAAACACCATTGAAGTTATCTCTCCCCTTACAACAATACCTAGATGAACTAAAACCTATCTGTGCTAGTGGTGTTGGTCATGTACGTATTTGGGGAACATCTCCTGATTCCATAGATATTGCCGAGGACAGAGAGAGGTTCAATGTGATGCTTCATGACCTAAAGATTGAACACCCTAAAGGTGGAATTGCAAGGAGTGAAACTGATGCGCTTGCCATTGCAGCAGACATTGGATATCCAGTTGTTGTCCGCCCTTCTTATGTTTTGGGTGGTCGAGCAATGGAGATTGTGTATAGTGATGATAAACTGGTGAAATACCTTGAAAATGCTGTTGAGGTGGATCCAGAACGCCCTGTATTAATTGACAAGTATTTGTCTGATGCCTGTGAGATTGATGTTGATGCACTGGCTGACTCACAAGGCAATGTGGTCATTGGTGGGATAATGGAGCACATTGAACAGGCTGGGATACATTCTGGTGACTCTGCCTGCTCTATTCCGACCAGAACTGTTCCATCAACTTGCTTGGAGACAATCAGGTCGTGGACTGTTAACTTGGCTAAACGATTGAATGTATGTGGGCTCATGAATTGTCAGTATGCAATAACTCCATCAGGGGATGTATTTTTGCTTGAGGCCAACCCTCGAGCTTCTCGGACAGTTCCATTTGTATCCAAGGCAATTGGCCACCCATTGGCTAAATATGCTTCCCTTGTCATGTCCGGAAAGACTCTCAATGATTTACAGTTTACAAAAGAGGTCATCCCTAAATATGTGTCAGTCAAGGAAGCAGTTCTTCCTTTTTCAAAGTTCCCAGGCTGTGATGTGTTTTTAAGTCCCGAGATGCGAAGTACCGGTGAGGTCATGGGTATCGACCCTTCATATAATATTGCATTTGCTAAGGCCCAAATTGCTGCTGGCCAAAAGTTACCACTTTCTGGTACTGTGTTCCTTAGCTTGAACGACTTAACAAAGCCGCATCTTCAGAAGATAGCGAAGGCTTTCGTTGAGAATGGTTTCCGGATTGTTGCTACCAGTGGAACTGCTCATGTTCTTAATTTAGCTAATATCCCTGCGGAGCCAGTGTTGAAGTTGCATGAAGGGAGGCCTCATGCTGGTGACATGATAGCCAATGGAGACATTCAACTGATGGTGGTAACAAGCTCAGACGATGCACTTGATCGTATAGATGGTATGGCCTTGAGAAGAATGGCTTTGGATTAC